The genomic stretch TTCGTCTTTTGTATCTTTTTCAAGGATAAAATGATGTTTTAAAAGAAGTCCTTTAGAATTTTCATTATACTGACTGGTAATTGCTATTATTTTCTGCAACTGCAGGTTTTTGAAGCCATAATCTAAAACAGCGGTGAGAGCTTCAGACATAATTCCTTTTCGATGATAATCCGGAAGCAGTTCATACCCCACTTCTGCGGTCTTCCTGTCTTCTGAAAAGTTCCATAAGCAAATTGTTCCAATAAGATTCCGGTGATCTTGATATGAAATTCCTAAAAAAACAACTTTCTTCTCCTGAGTTTCTCTTTTGATGTGTAAGATAAATTCCAACGCATCATAATTGTTCTTAGGAGAGTTTCTTTTTACAAATTGATTGTTCATTTTATTACTTCTGATCAACAAAATGTCTTCAGCATGAGTTTCATTGATCTCCTGCAGGATCAGTCGTTCCGTTTTCAGTTTCATTTCTTTATTAAGGTTTCTCCATCTACAGGTAAAGGGTATTCACTTTTTTCTATGACTTTTCCGGTTTTGCCATCCAATTGAACGACTTTTTCAACTTTTTTGCCCTTATCAAAATCACTTATCCCGAAATAGCTTATTACCCATACAAAAGTATTTTCTTTTACCTTTTTAAAAATGCTGGTTCTAAGTCCCCATTCTATTTTTTCTAAGGGAATTTTATTCTTTTTACAATAATTAAAAATCATAAGATAAGTAAAATCAAACCCTTTATCATAGTTTTCTACAGAAACAAGTTTTCCATGCTCATCATAATGATACCATTTCCCTATTTTAAATCCGAACCAACACATTATTCCTTTCTCTTTTAATATGTTATTGGGATAAAACAACCTATAAACCCCAAACAAGGAATTCTGTGAATAATCATATCCTGAAAAACCATCCGTTTTATATGATCTTGTATAACTGATCAATGATTTTCCATTTTTATCATTGACGTAAAATTGATTTTCCCTTTCCGTGATATAGATGCTATCCTTTACATTTTTTCTTATTTCTTTAGAAAAAAAATCTGTGTCATATTTTTCTTTATCATCATTAATTACTGGAATTATTATCTTCTTCTGAGCATTCAGATTAATGACTGCCAAAAGCAGAATAAAAAATAATAATTTCATAGATATATTTTGTAAATCATTCAAATATACGTAATAATCAAAATTCTCACTAAATTTGCACTGTGTATATAGATAAAGAAGATTTAGACGAATTAGAGTTTCCGCAATTGCTCGCGGAAATCTCCCCATTTGCGTATTCTCCGAAAACAAGAGAAAAAATTCTTCAACTTCGTCCGATGGAAATTGACGAGGCGGAGCTTTCATTGAAAAAAACGTCAGAATATCTGTCGAGTTTTGAAAGCTCAAATGCGATTCCGTTTGATGAGTATGAAGATATTGAAAGTGAGCTGAAACTGATGCTGATTGAAAACTACCGTCTGGAAAACAGTGCTTTCATCAAAATAAAAACCATCACGGAACAGATCGGAAGATTACAGAAGTTCTTCCCTACCATGCCGGAAACGTTTCCTACTTTATTGGAAGAGGTTTCAGTACTGGAGTTCAGAAAAGAGATTATCGATAAAGTAGATAAGGTATTCAACCGATTTGGTGAGGTTAAAAGTGAGGCTTCTCCAGCTTTAAAAGGGATAAGAACCGAAATCCAGCACGCTAAAAAAGCGATTCAGGAAAACTTCAATCGTGCTTTGACCACGTATGGACAGAGTGACTTTTTGGATGATATACGGGAAACAATTATTGATGACCAAAGGGTATTGGCGGTAAAATCAGGATTTAAGAAAAGAGTTCCGGGAAGAACCCTGGGAATTTCAAAAACAGGGTCCATCACCTACATCCAGCCGGACAGTGTTGTAAAACATTACTTCAAGCTTCGTGAAAACGAGGAGGAAGAGAAAAAAGAGATTGATAAAGTTTTAAGAACCCTTACTGCAGAACTGTCAGAGTTTCAACCTCAACTCTGGAGATATCAGGTGTATATTTTTGATCTTGACCTCGTAAGAGCTAAAGCTAAGTTTGCAGAACTGATCAATGGTGTACTTCCCAAGATCAACCGTCATAAGACTTTGAGACTGAAGGACGCTTTTCATCCATTATTATGGCTGAGAAATAAAGTGGAAAACAAAACGATTCACCCACAAACCCTGACTTTAACCGATCACAACAGAATCATCTGTATTTCCGGACCTAATGCTGGTGGAAAATCAATTACATTAAAAACAGTAGGATTGCTGCAACTGATGATTCAGAGTGGAATTCTGGTTCCTGTTCATCCAAAGTCTGAAATGTTTTTCTTTGAAAAGATCATGACTGATATTGGTGATAATCAATCTATTGAAAACCATCTTTCCACCTATTCATCAAGGTTAAAGAAAATGTCCGGAATTATCCGTGAGGCTGATGCCAATACACTTTTACTGATTGATGAATTTGGAACAGGTTCTGATCCTGAACTGGGAGGTGCTTTGGCTGAAAGTTTCATGGAATTCTTCTATGACAAGAAGAGTTTTGCGATCATTACCACCCATTACACCAATATCAAATTGGTAATAGAACAGCTTCCGAATGCTCAGAATGCGGCGATGCTTTTCAATGAAGAAACACTCGAACCCATGTACAAACTGGAAGTTGGGCAGGCAGGAAGTTCATTTACTTTTGAAGTGGCTGAAAAGAATAAAATTCCAAGGTTTATCATTCATTCTGCCAAGAAAAAGGTGGAACATGATATTGTGAATCTCGATAAAACGATTGTAAAACTGCAGCAGGAGAAATATGAAGTTGAAAAACTAAAAACTGATCTGGCCGAAAGAAAAGAATCTGTAGAAGACAAACGTGATAATCTTCAGAAACTGAATGACCAGCTTCAGCAGAAACTGTTCAATTTTCAGAAACTTTATGAAGAGGAGCATCGCAAACTTCAATTTGGAAACAAGATTGAGGCTTTCATTGATAGCTATACGAAAGGAAAGTCCAGAAAAGATGTGGTAAAAGATTTTGTGAAGTTGCTTGAACAGGAAAAGTTCAGAAAGATTGGTGCAGATAAAGATGAATCCAAACGTCTTCAGGTGGTAAAGAGAAAGATCACGCAACAGCTTAAAAAGGAAGATGTGATTGAAAAAATTGCTGAAACCAATGAAAAACTGGAAGAGAAACGTAAGAGTGACCGCGCTGTCTGGATGAAGGAAGGCCAACGTGTCCGAATTACCGGAAGCACCAGTGTAGGAACGATTGAAAAAATCTCCAGAAATAAGGTGATTGTTAATTACGGGACTTTCAAAACAACGATTGATGCGGATGAATTAGAGAGAATCTAATTAATTTGAAAATGGATTAATTTGCGAATTTGAAAATTAACTGAATACAATAATGGAAGAGAGTGTCTTAAGATGCTCTCTTTTCTTTTGTTCATTATCATCATAATTTTTCCTATTTTTAACAGAAACAATAATTTATGAAACCATTAAAAGTACTTTCAGACCTTATTCCAATACCGAGTTATACGGTCATTATTCTGTGTTTTTTCTTCCCATTTTTTCTGATAAAATGTGGAGATACCACTCTAATGTCTATTAAAGGAACAGATCTCGTTACAGGTGTTTCCAAACAGGCCATGAATGAGCGTATGAAGGAAAATCTGAAGAAGAGTTCTCCATTTGGATCTGCTTTCGGAAATGACTCAGACAATCAGTCTTCCAATTCTGATTCAGAATATTCACCACTGAATGACTCCAATAATAAAAATGACAAAGAGAATATTCCTCCAAGTCCGCTTATTATCATTGCTTTTCTTGCAGCTATTGCAGGAATTATTATTCATGCGATAAAAAGTATTAAGAAAAAATATATATGGCATATTACTATTTCTCTGATAGGCCTTATTTCTTTGTTAACTTTTTATCTTACTTTTCAATCCAAGATGGAAGGCCTTGGAAATAATAAAGTTGGAATGGGATTAGGAGGCGGAGTGACCATTAGTTACGGCTTTGGAACTGCTTTTTATGTATGTGGAGCATTATTTCTGCTTGTACTATTTTTTTTCGGAGTATTTTCTTATTACCTTAAAAATGATCCTAAAGCTATTTATGACTCGTCTAATCAGAGGTCAGAATCTTAGTACAAACAAAAATATTTAAAAACCAAAGCCTATGACAAACTAAACCTTAGCAAAGAATCCCTGGAATGGCTACAGGAGAATGACAAGTATTATATTCCTGATGATGAATTTTATAAATTATTCAGAGGATATTGATAATTTCAATAAATACATTTTTATTTTCCTCATCCAAAAAGCATTTAATTTATATATTTGGGAATCTAAAATTTGTTAAGATGATTTCAGTAAACAAAGCATTGTACCTATCTGCATTCAGTATTTTTTCTTTAGCCTTCGTTAAAGGTCAGAACAAAGTTCCTTTTGGTGTGGTAAAAGCTGAAGAAGGATACGCCAATGTGCGTGTACATAAGGATAATTACAGAAAAATAGTAGATAAAATCCGTATGCGTAAAGGAGATGTATTTGTTTATGTGAAACCTGCTCCGGGAGAAACGGAATGGATCTGGATCAAATATCCCGAAAAACAGGACGAGGAAAAACCTTTTGTACGCTATGAAACTCTTGATAAAGAAGGAATGGTGAATAAAGAGCGTATTGCCTTTATCGATCAGCTTCCTGCTTATACACCTTCTAAGTCTAAAAACGGAAAATCCCTGATCTTTACCGATAATTCTGATCCCAAAGTTCCCACTGCTCAAAGAAGTAAGGTTGTTATTGACATCTATCCATCCAATGCCGGTTACCGTAAAAAGGAAAAAGATGCTGAAGGAAAGCTTCTTACCATTGATAAAGTAAAACCTTGGGGAATTGGAAATGATCTTCCCGAGGGCATGACTGAAATCAAATCAATCAGACTTCAGCAACCCGGAAGAGGTTCTGTTTTTGTGAGAGAAGCGATCAAAAATATGTTCCAGCCAACCATGGATTTCAATAATATTGGAGTAACTTCTCTGGACAATGACAACATTTTCCTTTATATGATCAATGGTTCGGGAGAATACAGATATACCACTCTATGGACCATAAAAAAGGGAAGAGTAATCAGCCAGATTATTTATCATAATCCGGAATAAATTCATTATTTTTGCACCGAAAAGTTTTAACGCTTATTCATCACAGAAACTGGTTCTGCATAACCGCAGATTAAAAGGGAACCGTGTGAAAATCACGGACTGTCGCGCAACTGTAAGTAACTCAAGTCTTTATCAAAAGATCCACTGTGCGAGGCATGGGAAGGAGATAAAAGATGTTACAAGTCAGGAGACCTGCCGATTTCTTAAACAAGAAAC from Chryseobacterium indologenes encodes the following:
- a CDS encoding GNAT family N-acetyltransferase, which produces MKLKTERLILQEINETHAEDILLIRSNKMNNQFVKRNSPKNNYDALEFILHIKRETQEKKVVFLGISYQDHRNLIGTICLWNFSEDRKTAEVGYELLPDYHRKGIMSEALTAVLDYGFKNLQLQKIIAITSQYNENSKGLLLKHHFILEKDTKDEHDPDNIIFSLKKTNCS
- a CDS encoding endonuclease MutS2 translates to MYIDKEDLDELEFPQLLAEISPFAYSPKTREKILQLRPMEIDEAELSLKKTSEYLSSFESSNAIPFDEYEDIESELKLMLIENYRLENSAFIKIKTITEQIGRLQKFFPTMPETFPTLLEEVSVLEFRKEIIDKVDKVFNRFGEVKSEASPALKGIRTEIQHAKKAIQENFNRALTTYGQSDFLDDIRETIIDDQRVLAVKSGFKKRVPGRTLGISKTGSITYIQPDSVVKHYFKLRENEEEEKKEIDKVLRTLTAELSEFQPQLWRYQVYIFDLDLVRAKAKFAELINGVLPKINRHKTLRLKDAFHPLLWLRNKVENKTIHPQTLTLTDHNRIICISGPNAGGKSITLKTVGLLQLMIQSGILVPVHPKSEMFFFEKIMTDIGDNQSIENHLSTYSSRLKKMSGIIREADANTLLLIDEFGTGSDPELGGALAESFMEFFYDKKSFAIITTHYTNIKLVIEQLPNAQNAAMLFNEETLEPMYKLEVGQAGSSFTFEVAEKNKIPRFIIHSAKKKVEHDIVNLDKTIVKLQQEKYEVEKLKTDLAERKESVEDKRDNLQKLNDQLQQKLFNFQKLYEEEHRKLQFGNKIEAFIDSYTKGKSRKDVVKDFVKLLEQEKFRKIGADKDESKRLQVVKRKITQQLKKEDVIEKIAETNEKLEEKRKSDRAVWMKEGQRVRITGSTSVGTIEKISRNKVIVNYGTFKTTIDADELERI